From the Rhodococcus sp. NBC_00297 genome, one window contains:
- a CDS encoding DUF6049 family protein, with the protein MTRSAPTARRLAVVMAILAVLAWLTVPAGAQPSTPPSDPTTTRSTPSPTATLAPPDTSIDGTFLSISVDEVTPTTVSTSSAPVVTVTGTVTNVGDRAVSDISVRLQRAPAVRTADELRTSLTEDQDRFDTVGPFESLTGDGSDTALQRGDTLPFELTLPLRSTTGPSLGLDRPGVYPVMVNVNGNPEYGQEARLDDAAFLLPVAGLPRDTTVLDPAATDAVPLPPDTGRPVATTLLWPLADRPHLAAGLPGTVDEEVRLNDDDLAASLSAGGRLEGLVSALEFATGPTVDTEGALASSTCLAVDPDLLVTVSSMTRGYLVVDDPADPTGPASEGSGAVAAASWLDRVRTLASSMCVTAVPFAQTDLAAVAAVADPVLTSAAITTPADVADSILGVTSRRDVLWPDAGALDDAGAAMVAASGRTVALLAQDAVQTVSTPDTVTLATDVGTPPLRAALYDTEVSTALSAVGEHPTTPSVTPREQVYDVAEDSRTARLQDALGALHFDALNAGAPDTVAATDGPRSLTVAPPQTWTPDRDEASAVLGTIAGLFRSGLATPRSLSDLLAVPPPLEAAESDYPDAAVEDGAPADVRDVVAAQNARIGALAAALIDDSRAAISPALYVAPLREDLLRAMTTSDRRGGQRGESEQAARRRAADVAAGLDRLYGSVTILAPGGVFTLASEASPLLLVARNDLPIGITVDLAVDAPDAMQIENIGPQQLPPRGSRSLQIPARVSDSRKMVVEFSLSTTDGTRLGQAATVNVRSNAYGRALAIITAGAGALLLLLAGRRLWHRFRGQPDPADEQ; encoded by the coding sequence ATGACCCGGTCCGCACCGACGGCCCGGCGCCTCGCCGTGGTCATGGCGATCCTCGCCGTGCTCGCCTGGCTGACCGTCCCCGCGGGAGCGCAACCCTCCACCCCGCCCAGCGACCCGACCACGACGCGGAGCACACCGTCGCCCACGGCCACGCTGGCGCCACCGGACACCTCGATCGACGGCACGTTCCTGTCGATCTCCGTCGACGAGGTCACGCCGACCACCGTCTCCACCAGCAGTGCGCCGGTCGTCACCGTCACGGGAACGGTGACCAACGTCGGGGACCGCGCGGTCAGCGACATCTCGGTCCGGCTGCAGCGAGCACCCGCGGTACGCACGGCCGACGAGCTCCGGACCTCGCTCACCGAGGATCAGGACCGCTTCGACACGGTCGGGCCCTTCGAGTCGCTCACCGGCGACGGATCGGACACCGCGCTGCAACGCGGCGACACGCTGCCGTTCGAGCTGACCCTGCCGCTGCGCTCGACCACCGGACCGTCGCTGGGTCTGGATCGGCCGGGTGTCTATCCGGTGATGGTGAACGTCAACGGCAACCCCGAGTACGGGCAGGAGGCACGGCTCGACGACGCCGCGTTCCTGCTTCCCGTCGCGGGTCTGCCGCGGGACACCACGGTGCTCGATCCGGCCGCTACCGATGCCGTTCCGCTTCCACCGGACACGGGACGCCCCGTCGCCACGACGCTGCTCTGGCCGCTGGCCGACCGCCCACACCTGGCGGCGGGCCTGCCCGGCACCGTCGACGAGGAGGTGCGACTGAACGACGACGACCTCGCCGCCTCGCTCTCCGCCGGCGGTCGACTCGAAGGACTGGTGTCGGCACTGGAGTTCGCGACCGGACCGACCGTCGACACCGAGGGCGCACTCGCGTCCTCGACATGTCTCGCCGTCGATCCCGACCTGCTGGTCACCGTCTCGAGCATGACGCGGGGTTACCTCGTGGTCGACGACCCGGCCGATCCCACCGGCCCTGCCTCCGAGGGGAGCGGCGCCGTCGCCGCCGCGTCGTGGCTCGATCGCGTCCGCACCCTCGCGTCCTCGATGTGTGTCACCGCGGTGCCGTTCGCCCAGACCGATCTCGCGGCCGTCGCCGCCGTGGCCGACCCGGTTCTGACCTCTGCCGCGATCACGACGCCGGCGGACGTCGCCGACTCGATCCTCGGAGTCACGTCGCGCCGCGACGTCCTGTGGCCGGACGCGGGTGCTCTCGACGATGCGGGGGCGGCCATGGTCGCGGCGTCGGGCCGGACGGTCGCACTGCTCGCACAGGACGCCGTGCAGACCGTCAGTACGCCCGACACGGTGACCCTCGCGACCGATGTGGGCACCCCTCCGCTGCGTGCCGCGCTCTACGACACCGAGGTCTCCACCGCGCTGTCCGCGGTGGGCGAGCACCCGACGACCCCGTCCGTGACACCGCGTGAGCAGGTGTACGACGTCGCCGAGGACTCGCGCACGGCCCGATTGCAGGACGCGCTCGGCGCGTTGCACTTCGACGCGCTGAACGCCGGCGCCCCGGACACGGTCGCTGCCACGGACGGCCCACGATCACTCACCGTCGCGCCGCCACAGACCTGGACTCCCGACCGCGACGAGGCCTCCGCGGTGCTCGGCACCATCGCGGGCCTGTTCCGTAGCGGACTCGCGACGCCGCGCTCCCTGTCCGACCTGCTGGCGGTCCCGCCTCCGCTGGAGGCGGCCGAGTCGGACTACCCGGACGCGGCCGTGGAGGACGGCGCACCGGCCGATGTCCGCGATGTCGTGGCTGCCCAGAACGCCCGCATCGGTGCGCTGGCGGCCGCGCTGATCGACGATTCGCGTGCCGCGATCTCGCCCGCGCTGTACGTCGCTCCGCTGCGGGAGGATCTCCTGCGGGCGATGACCACGTCGGATCGTCGGGGCGGGCAGCGCGGGGAGTCGGAACAGGCCGCGCGCCGCCGTGCCGCCGACGTTGCCGCCGGCCTGGACCGGCTGTACGGATCCGTGACGATCCTCGCGCCCGGCGGTGTCTTCACCCTCGCCTCGGAGGCCAGCCCGCTGCTGTTGGTCGCGCGGAACGATCTGCCCATCGGCATCACCGTCGACCTGGCGGTCGACGCGCCCGACGCGATGCAGATCGAGAACATCGGCCCGCAGCAGCTGCCCCCACGGGGAAGTCGTTCTCTGCAGATCCCCGCTCGAGTGAGCGATTCGCGCAAGATGGTGGTGGAGTTCTCCCTGAGCACCACCGACGGGACGCGACTCGGGCAGGCTGCGACCGTCAATGTGCGGTCCAATGCGTACGGTCGTGCTTTGGCGATCATCACAGCAGGCGCCGGTGCGCTCCTGCTGCTGCTCGCGGGCCGACGGTTGTGGCACCGGTTCCGGGGCCAACCGGATCCCGCCGACGAACAGTAA
- a CDS encoding NUDIX hydrolase, giving the protein MRAQGHGTRREEPCAAVRIGGRRGRHDVTPYRGAHFAVRPTGSRADGTSIDRVSGAERAKRTRRGVRRRPRATADPGTRGADKPTLRTVRETSAGGLVVDGLDGPRDGQCAALIGRTDRRGRLLWSLPKGHIEQGETPEQTAEREVEEETGITGSVLAPLGSIDYWFVTEGRRVHKTVHHYLLRSLGGELSDEDVEVTEVAWVPLSELHSRLAYADERKLAERAGEMIDSMAREKSADTQNPRPVSDLPAPSRPVSDLPAAE; this is encoded by the coding sequence GTGCGCGCGCAGGGCCACGGCACCCGACGCGAGGAGCCGTGCGCGGCGGTCCGGATCGGTGGCAGGCGGGGGAGGCACGACGTCACACCCTACCGAGGCGCGCACTTCGCGGTGCGTCCCACCGGGAGCAGGGCGGACGGAACTAGTATCGATCGGGTGTCCGGTGCCGAGCGAGCCAAGAGAACACGTCGCGGTGTGCGACGGCGTCCTCGCGCCACCGCCGACCCCGGAACACGAGGGGCCGACAAACCCACACTGCGCACCGTTCGGGAGACCTCGGCCGGCGGCCTGGTCGTCGACGGACTCGACGGACCCCGCGACGGCCAGTGCGCCGCCCTCATCGGTCGCACCGACCGACGAGGCCGACTGCTGTGGTCGCTGCCCAAGGGTCACATCGAGCAGGGCGAGACGCCTGAGCAGACGGCCGAGCGAGAGGTGGAGGAGGAGACCGGCATCACCGGGTCCGTCCTCGCGCCCCTGGGAAGCATCGACTACTGGTTCGTGACCGAGGGACGACGCGTCCACAAGACCGTCCACCACTACCTGCTGCGATCCCTCGGCGGCGAACTGTCGGACGAGGACGTCGAGGTCACCGAGGTGGCCTGGGTGCCGCTCAGCGAACTGCACTCCCGGCTCGCGTACGCCGACGAGCGCAAGCTCGCCGAGCGAGCAGGCGAGATGATCGACTCGATGGCGCGCGAGAAGTCCGCCGACACGCAGAATCCCCGACCGGTCTCCGACCTTCCCGCACCATCCCGACCGGTCTCCGACCTTCCCGCCGCCGAATGA
- a CDS encoding CCA tRNA nucleotidyltransferase: MPPPPATDPDRRARLLASGAVALRAHDDILGPLGSLFAAAGHELYLVGGSVRDALLGRLSSDLDFTTNALPEHVQALLAGWADHQWDTGIDFGTVSAVKHGRQIEITTFRSDKYDRVSRNPIVQYGSTLEDDLVRRDFTLNAMAVRIGPDGAGEFVDPLGGLDALLEGVLDTPTTPEASFDDDPLRMLRAARFVAQLGFTMLPRVRAAIENMAEQIDRITVERVTAELDKLILGEFAVDGIDALCETGIAARILPEVPAMTLEIDEHHQHKDVYQHSLTVLQQAIDLEDGDPDLVLRWAALLHDIGKPDTKRNEPGGGVSFHHHEVVGAKMVRRRLRALKFPKKLTDDIAQLVFLHLRFHGYGKGQWTDSAVRRYVTDAGDLLPRLHKLVRADCTTRNKRRAASLQATYDDLERRIAALAEQEDLARVRPDLDGNAIMELLGIPAGPQVGEAWKFLKELRLDRGPLSREDAEKELLAWWAARS; the protein is encoded by the coding sequence GTGCCTCCCCCGCCTGCCACCGATCCGGACCGCCGCGCACGGCTCCTCGCGTCGGGTGCCGTGGCCCTGCGCGCGCACGACGACATCCTCGGTCCACTGGGGTCGCTGTTCGCTGCGGCGGGCCACGAGTTGTACCTCGTCGGCGGGAGCGTCCGGGACGCTCTCCTGGGCCGCTTGAGCAGTGACCTCGACTTCACGACGAACGCTCTGCCCGAGCACGTGCAGGCGCTGCTGGCGGGCTGGGCCGACCATCAGTGGGACACCGGCATCGACTTCGGCACCGTCAGTGCGGTCAAGCACGGTCGGCAGATCGAGATCACGACGTTCCGGAGCGACAAATACGACCGGGTGTCCCGGAATCCGATCGTGCAGTACGGCTCGACGCTCGAGGACGACCTGGTCCGGCGCGATTTCACGCTCAACGCCATGGCCGTGCGGATCGGGCCGGACGGGGCCGGTGAGTTCGTCGATCCCCTGGGTGGCCTGGACGCGCTGCTCGAGGGAGTCCTGGACACGCCGACCACCCCGGAGGCGTCCTTCGACGACGATCCGCTCCGGATGCTGCGCGCTGCGCGGTTCGTCGCCCAGCTCGGCTTCACGATGCTGCCGCGGGTCCGCGCGGCGATCGAGAACATGGCGGAGCAGATCGACCGGATCACGGTCGAACGCGTCACCGCCGAGCTGGACAAGCTGATTCTCGGCGAGTTCGCCGTCGACGGCATCGACGCCCTGTGCGAGACGGGGATCGCGGCACGCATCCTCCCGGAGGTGCCGGCGATGACGCTCGAGATCGACGAGCATCACCAGCACAAGGACGTCTATCAGCACTCCCTCACGGTTCTGCAGCAGGCGATCGACCTCGAGGACGGCGATCCGGACCTGGTGCTCCGATGGGCGGCGCTGCTCCACGACATCGGCAAGCCCGACACCAAACGCAACGAGCCCGGCGGCGGGGTGAGCTTCCACCACCACGAGGTGGTGGGCGCCAAGATGGTGCGTCGCCGCCTGCGCGCACTGAAGTTCCCGAAGAAGCTGACCGATGACATCGCGCAGCTCGTCTTCCTTCATCTGCGTTTCCACGGCTACGGCAAGGGTCAGTGGACCGATTCGGCCGTGCGTCGTTACGTCACCGACGCCGGCGATCTGCTGCCCCGGCTGCACAAGCTGGTCCGCGCCGACTGCACCACCCGCAACAAGCGCCGTGCAGCGTCCCTGCAGGCGACGTACGACGATCTCGAGCGGCGTATCGCGGCACTCGCCGAGCAGGAGGACCTGGCCAGGGTGCGTCCGGATCTGGACGGCAACGCCATCATGGAACTGCTCGGCATTCCGGCCGGCCCGCAGGTGGGAGAGGCGTGGAAGTTCCTGAAGGAGCTTCGTCTCGACCGCGGGCCGCTCAGTCGTGAGGATGCGGAGAAGGAGCTCCTGGCGTGGTGGGCCGCGAGGTCCTGA
- a CDS encoding MFS transporter: MTRTERTGAVDALRSVRHEPGAPRLVALRVASQFGDGMFQAALGGAILFDPQRGGDPAAIAAGFAVLLLPYSLIGPFAARILDRVDRATVLARAGIVKSLLILCATGQLVAGASTTAVLITALAVVGVSRFVLAGLSASLPHVVPVRSLVATNAALVTVGAVVSAVGASVAVLVLGLVGPSDRATALATAVSAVGAVAATLLARGFASGRLGPGAASVSAPTRRVLADWVSGFVAVRRTPSVAAALVGVGAHRVAFGIDTLVMVLVLREGARSSVLPGGVAGFGLTVGAAAAGMFLAALGTPVLLPRLGRTRTVVGALVLATLTQATLVVGLVPDLLILAAFLLGFAGQTVKLTADAAMQTDIDDDTRGRVFGVQDTVFNVAFVGAVAGAALVIGPGSTAVDTSAAIVCVVAGVVAYAAAAAIALRIGVRTSRPTTPGAPSPHPHD, from the coding sequence GTGACCCGAACGGAGCGGACCGGCGCCGTCGACGCGCTGCGATCCGTCCGACACGAGCCCGGAGCACCTCGTCTGGTCGCGCTGCGTGTCGCCTCTCAGTTCGGCGACGGCATGTTCCAGGCCGCCCTCGGAGGCGCCATTCTCTTCGACCCACAGCGCGGCGGCGATCCCGCTGCGATCGCCGCCGGCTTCGCGGTGCTCTTGTTGCCGTACTCGCTGATCGGCCCGTTCGCCGCGCGGATCCTCGACCGCGTGGATCGAGCGACCGTGCTCGCCCGCGCAGGCATCGTGAAGTCGCTCCTCATCCTCTGCGCCACCGGGCAACTCGTCGCGGGCGCCTCGACGACGGCCGTCCTGATCACGGCCCTCGCCGTCGTCGGAGTGAGCCGGTTCGTCCTGGCGGGCCTGTCCGCGTCGCTACCGCACGTCGTTCCGGTGCGATCGCTCGTCGCGACCAACGCCGCCCTGGTCACCGTCGGCGCAGTCGTCTCCGCCGTCGGCGCGTCGGTGGCTGTCCTGGTGCTCGGACTCGTCGGGCCGTCGGATCGGGCCACGGCCCTCGCGACGGCCGTGTCCGCCGTCGGTGCCGTCGCGGCGACTCTCCTCGCGCGCGGCTTCGCTTCCGGACGGCTGGGTCCCGGCGCCGCCTCGGTGTCCGCCCCGACCCGCCGCGTTCTCGCCGACTGGGTGTCCGGCTTCGTCGCGGTGCGCCGTACCCCGTCCGTCGCCGCCGCGCTGGTGGGAGTGGGTGCCCACCGTGTCGCCTTCGGCATCGACACCCTCGTCATGGTGCTGGTGCTGCGCGAGGGCGCGCGCTCGTCCGTCCTGCCCGGCGGTGTGGCGGGCTTCGGGTTGACGGTGGGTGCCGCCGCGGCGGGCATGTTCCTCGCCGCACTCGGCACGCCCGTTCTCCTGCCGCGCCTCGGCCGCACGCGCACCGTGGTCGGTGCGCTGGTCCTGGCCACGCTCACCCAGGCCACCCTCGTCGTCGGGCTGGTGCCGGACCTGCTGATCCTCGCGGCCTTTCTCCTGGGGTTCGCAGGTCAGACGGTCAAGCTGACCGCCGACGCGGCCATGCAGACGGACATCGACGACGACACCCGCGGACGCGTCTTCGGAGTACAGGACACCGTGTTCAACGTGGCGTTCGTCGGCGCCGTGGCGGGCGCGGCCCTCGTGATCGGTCCGGGGTCGACCGCGGTCGACACGTCCGCAGCCATCGTCTGCGTGGTCGCCGGCGTCGTCGCCTACGCGGCGGCAGCGGCGATCGCGCTCCGGATCGGCGTCAGGACCTCGCGGCCCACCACGCCAGGAGCTCCTTCTCCGCATCCTCACGACTGA